From a single Solanum dulcamara chromosome 4, daSolDulc1.2, whole genome shotgun sequence genomic region:
- the LOC129885275 gene encoding alanine--tRNA ligase, chloroplastic/mitochondrial isoform X1: protein MTSLNFPKNTSHGRAKDSLLLFPTSRFQSKPFLPSSTGHRCSSGLIVRTQTLIYASSLSHGRASIKGPREIQFVAKAQSVAEELVEDKLRDPQTSGDAIRQRFLDFYAAKGHKVLPSASLVPDDPTVLLTIAGMLQFKPIFLGKVPREVPSAATSQKCIRTNDIENVGRTSRHQTFFEMLGNFSFGDYFKKEAIKWAWELSTSEYGLPTDRLWISVYQDDDETFALWHDELGVPKERIKRLGEDDNFWTSGVTGPCGPCSELYYDFHPERGTSNVDLGDDTRFIEFYNLVFMQYNKKDDGSLEPLKQKNIDTGLGLERMARILQKVPNNYETDLLFPIIEKAAELANVSYALADDSTKTKLKIIGDHMRAVVYLISDGVNPSNIGRGYVVRRLIRRVVRTGRLLGVKGDGMDDIQGAFLPILAKKVIELSTNIDADVKTRSSRILEELKREELRFVLTLERGEKLLEQMLADALLNSQETGTAPCLSGKDAFILYDTYGFPVEITKEVAEERGISIDMNSFDIEMEKQRQLSQAAHDTVKLAVENGANLAEDIPDTEFLGYSTLHSKSVVEGLLVNGSPVAQVSKGSEVEILLNRTPFYAESGGQIGDNGFLYMTEAENEQKAIVEIKDVQKSMGNIFVHKGTITEGTIEVGREVEAAVDANLRQRAKVHHTATHLLQSALKRVIGQETSQAGSMVAFDRLRFDFNFHRPLQDKELVEIEGLINQWIGDGTILETKVMSLTDAKGAGAIAMFGEKYGEQVRVVEVPGVSMELCGGTHVSNTAEIRGFKIISEQGIASGIRRIEAVAGDAFIEYVLTRDNYMKQLCSTLKVKAEEVTGRVDSLLEELRLTRNEVSAARAKAAIYKASTLTSRASTIGTSKSIRLLVESMDDIDADSLKSAAEYLVDSLKDPAAVVLGSCPGEGKVSLVVALTPRIVDLGIKAGEVIKPLAKSCGGGGGGRPNFAQAGGRKPENLLGALEEAREQLKNLLDK from the exons ATGACAAGCCTCAACTTTCCTAAGAATACTAGCCATGGCAGGGCCAAGGACTCTCTACTCCTATTTCCCACTTCACGCTTCCAATCAAAACCTTTTCTTCCCTCTTCAActg GTCATAGGTGTTCTTCAGGTTTGATTGTAAGGACCCAGACCTTAATTTATGCAAGTAGTTTATCCCATGGACGCGCTAGTATAAAGGGACCAAGAGAAATACAGTTTGTCGCAAAAG CACAATCTGTGGCTGAGGAACTTGTAGAGGATAAGTTGAGGGATCCCCAGACAAGTGGGGACGCTATACGTCAGCGCTTCCTTGACTTTTATGCTGCAAAAGGTCACAAGGTTCTTCCAAGTGCTTCTCTTGTTCCAGATGATCCGACAGTTCTATTGACAATTGCAGGAATGCTTCAGTTTAAGCCTATATTCCTTGGAAAG GTTCCCAGAGAGGTGCCTAGTGCAGCTACTTCTCAGAAATGCATACGGACAAATGATATTGAGAATGTGGGTCGAACATCCCGACATCAAACATTCTTTGAGATGCTTGGAAATTTtagttttggagattattttaaGAAGGAAGCCATTAAGTGGGCATGGGAGCTCTCCACCTCGGA ATATGGACTCCCAACTGATAGATTATGGATTAGTGTTTACCAAGATGATGATGAAACTTTTGCATTATGGCATGATGAG CTAGGTGTTCCTAAAGAGCGAATAAAAAGACTTGGAGAAGATGACAACTTCTGGACAAGTGGAGTAACTGGTCCCTGCGGTCCATGCTCTGAACTTTATTACGATTTCCATCCTGAGAGGGGAACTTCCAATGTT GATCTTGGAGACGATACAAGATTTATAGAGTTCTACAACCTTGTTTTCATGCAATACAATAAGAAGGATGATGGTTCGCTTGAGCCTttaaagcaaaagaatatagaTACTGGACTTGGTTTAGAGCGTATGGCCAGGATTCTGCAGAAG GTCCCCAACAATTATGAAACCGACTTATTATTTCCCATTATAGAGAAGGCTGCAGAATTGGCAAATGTCTCATATGCTCTTGCGGATGATTCTACAAAAACAAAGCTTAAA ATAATTGGAGATCATATGCGTGCAGTTGTTTATCTGATATCTGATGGTGTCAACCCTTCTAATATTGGGAGGGGATATGTGGTACGTCGCCTCATTAGAAGGGTTGTTCGAACAGGCAGGTTACTTGGTGTGAAGGGAGATGGAATGGATGATATTCAAGGAGCATTTTTACCAATACTTGCCAAAAAAGTGATTGAACTAAGCACTAATATAGATGCTGATGTGAAGACAAGATCATCCCGCATACTTGAGGAATTGAAAAGGGAAGAGCTTCGTTTTGTCTTGACTTTAGAGAGGGGAGAAAAACTTCTTGAACAGATGCTGGCAGATGCATTATTAAATTCTCAGGAAACTGGGACTGCACCCTGTCTGTCGGGCAAAGATGCTTTCATATTGTATGACACCTATGGATTTCCAGTGGAGATAACAAAGGAAGTTGCTGAAGAACGTGGAATCAGTATAGATATGAATAGCTTTGACATAGAAATGGAGAAGCAAAGACAGCTATCTCAGGCAGCACATGATACAGTTAAACTAGCAGTTGAAAATGGTGCAAACCTTGCTGAAGATATCCCTGATACTGAGTTTCTTGGCTACAGTACTCTCCATTCCAAGTCAGTGGTTGAGGGTTTGTTGGTAAATGGAAGTCCTGTAGCACAAGTCTCCAAAGGAAGTGAAGTGGAGATTTTGCTGAACAGGACTCCATTTTATGCCGAGTCGGGAGGCCAAATTGGGGATAACGGTTTTCTATACATGACGGAGGCTGAAAATGAACAGAAAGCAATTGTAGAGATAAAAGATGTCCAAAAATCTATGGGTAATATATTTGTCCACAAAGGTACAATTACAGAAGGTACTATAGAGGTCGGCCGAGAAGTAGAAGCTGCTGTTGATGCAAACTTGAGACAACGGGCTAAG GTTCACCATACAGCTACTCATTTACTTCAATCAGCACTCAAAAGAGTAATCGGTCAGGAAACATCTCAAGCCGGATCAATGGTTGCTTTTGATCGTCTTAGATTTGACTTCAACTTCCATCGACCTCTTCAAGACAAGGAACTCGTAGAAATCGAAGGCTTGATCAACCAATGGATTGGCGATGGCACGATTCTGGAAACAAAAGTCATGTCTTTGACTGATGCAAAAGGAGCTGGGGCCATTGCAATGTTCGGAGAAAAATATGGAGAACAG GTACGTGTAGTCGAGGTTCCTGGCGTATCAATGGAATTATGTGGTGGCACCCATGTCAGCAATACTGCTGAGATACGTGGCTTCAAAATCATATCGGAACAGGGAATTGCATCAGGAATTAGGCGAATTGAAGCTGTTGCCGGAGATGCTTTCATTGAGTATGTCCTTACCAGAGATAATTATATGAAGCAGTTATGCTCCACTCTCAAA GTAAAAGCGGAAGAAGTAACTGGCAGGGTAGACTCACTTCTGGAAGAACTACGATTGACAAGAAATGAAGTTTCAGCTGCTCGGGCAAAAGCAGCAATCTATAAGGCATCAACACTTACTAGCAGAGCATCTACTATTGGAACTTCAAAAAGTATTAG GCTCCTAGTTGAGTCCATGGATGATATTGATGCCGATTCACTCAAGAGTGCTGCAGAATATCTGGTGGATTCGTTGAAGGATCCAGCAGCTGTGGTCCTAGGATCATGTCCAGGAGAAGGAAAGGTTAGCCTTGTTGTTGCTCTAACACCAAGAATTGTTGATCTTGGAATTAAAGCTGGTGAAGTTATAAAGCCTCTAGCTAAATCATGTGGTGGTGGAGGGGGCGGTCGGCCTAATTTCGCTCAGGCAGGTGGGAGGAAACCAGAGAACTTGCTAGGCGCTCTTGAAGAAGCTCGAGAACAGCTTAAAAATCTGCTTGATAAATGA
- the LOC129885275 gene encoding alanine--tRNA ligase, chloroplastic/mitochondrial isoform X2, protein MTSLNFPKNTSHGRAKDSLLLFPTSRFQSKPFLPSSTGHRCSSGLIVRTQTLIYASSLSHGRASIKGPREIQFVAKAQSVAEELVEDKLRDPQTSGDAIRQRFLDFYAAKGHKVLPSASLVPDDPTVLLTIAGMLQFKPIFLGKVPREVPSAATSQKCIRTNDIENVGRTSRHQTFFEMLGNFSFGDYFKKEAIKWAWELSTSEYGLPTDRLWISVYQDDDETFALWHDELGVPKERIKRLGEDDNFWTSGVTGPCGPCSELYYDFHPERGTSNVDLGDDTRFIEFYNLVFMQYNKKDDGSLEPLKQKNIDTGLGLERMARILQKVPNNYETDLLFPIIEKAAELANVSYALADDSTKTKLKIIGDHMRAVVYLISDGVNPSNIGRGYVVRRLIRRVVRTGRLLGVKGDGMDDIQGAFLPILAKKVIELSTNIDADVKTRSSRILEELKREELRFVLTLERGEKLLEQMLADALLNSQETGTAPCLSGKDAFILYDTYGFPVEITKEVAEERGISIDMNSFDIEMEKQRQLSQAAHDTVKLAVENGANLAEDIPDTEFLGYSTLHSKSVVEGLLVNGSPVAQVSKGSEVEILLNRTPFYAESGGQIGDNGFLYMTEAENEQKAIVEIKDVQKSMGNIFVHKGTITEGTIEVGREVEAAVDANLRQRAKVHHTATHLLQSALKRVIGQETSQAGSMVAFDRLRFDFNFHRPLQDKELVEIEGLINQWIGDGTILETKVMSLTDAKGAGAIAMFGEKYGEQSRFLAYQWNYVVAPMSAILLRYVASKSYRNRELHQELGELKLLPEMLSLSMSLPEIII, encoded by the exons ATGACAAGCCTCAACTTTCCTAAGAATACTAGCCATGGCAGGGCCAAGGACTCTCTACTCCTATTTCCCACTTCACGCTTCCAATCAAAACCTTTTCTTCCCTCTTCAActg GTCATAGGTGTTCTTCAGGTTTGATTGTAAGGACCCAGACCTTAATTTATGCAAGTAGTTTATCCCATGGACGCGCTAGTATAAAGGGACCAAGAGAAATACAGTTTGTCGCAAAAG CACAATCTGTGGCTGAGGAACTTGTAGAGGATAAGTTGAGGGATCCCCAGACAAGTGGGGACGCTATACGTCAGCGCTTCCTTGACTTTTATGCTGCAAAAGGTCACAAGGTTCTTCCAAGTGCTTCTCTTGTTCCAGATGATCCGACAGTTCTATTGACAATTGCAGGAATGCTTCAGTTTAAGCCTATATTCCTTGGAAAG GTTCCCAGAGAGGTGCCTAGTGCAGCTACTTCTCAGAAATGCATACGGACAAATGATATTGAGAATGTGGGTCGAACATCCCGACATCAAACATTCTTTGAGATGCTTGGAAATTTtagttttggagattattttaaGAAGGAAGCCATTAAGTGGGCATGGGAGCTCTCCACCTCGGA ATATGGACTCCCAACTGATAGATTATGGATTAGTGTTTACCAAGATGATGATGAAACTTTTGCATTATGGCATGATGAG CTAGGTGTTCCTAAAGAGCGAATAAAAAGACTTGGAGAAGATGACAACTTCTGGACAAGTGGAGTAACTGGTCCCTGCGGTCCATGCTCTGAACTTTATTACGATTTCCATCCTGAGAGGGGAACTTCCAATGTT GATCTTGGAGACGATACAAGATTTATAGAGTTCTACAACCTTGTTTTCATGCAATACAATAAGAAGGATGATGGTTCGCTTGAGCCTttaaagcaaaagaatatagaTACTGGACTTGGTTTAGAGCGTATGGCCAGGATTCTGCAGAAG GTCCCCAACAATTATGAAACCGACTTATTATTTCCCATTATAGAGAAGGCTGCAGAATTGGCAAATGTCTCATATGCTCTTGCGGATGATTCTACAAAAACAAAGCTTAAA ATAATTGGAGATCATATGCGTGCAGTTGTTTATCTGATATCTGATGGTGTCAACCCTTCTAATATTGGGAGGGGATATGTGGTACGTCGCCTCATTAGAAGGGTTGTTCGAACAGGCAGGTTACTTGGTGTGAAGGGAGATGGAATGGATGATATTCAAGGAGCATTTTTACCAATACTTGCCAAAAAAGTGATTGAACTAAGCACTAATATAGATGCTGATGTGAAGACAAGATCATCCCGCATACTTGAGGAATTGAAAAGGGAAGAGCTTCGTTTTGTCTTGACTTTAGAGAGGGGAGAAAAACTTCTTGAACAGATGCTGGCAGATGCATTATTAAATTCTCAGGAAACTGGGACTGCACCCTGTCTGTCGGGCAAAGATGCTTTCATATTGTATGACACCTATGGATTTCCAGTGGAGATAACAAAGGAAGTTGCTGAAGAACGTGGAATCAGTATAGATATGAATAGCTTTGACATAGAAATGGAGAAGCAAAGACAGCTATCTCAGGCAGCACATGATACAGTTAAACTAGCAGTTGAAAATGGTGCAAACCTTGCTGAAGATATCCCTGATACTGAGTTTCTTGGCTACAGTACTCTCCATTCCAAGTCAGTGGTTGAGGGTTTGTTGGTAAATGGAAGTCCTGTAGCACAAGTCTCCAAAGGAAGTGAAGTGGAGATTTTGCTGAACAGGACTCCATTTTATGCCGAGTCGGGAGGCCAAATTGGGGATAACGGTTTTCTATACATGACGGAGGCTGAAAATGAACAGAAAGCAATTGTAGAGATAAAAGATGTCCAAAAATCTATGGGTAATATATTTGTCCACAAAGGTACAATTACAGAAGGTACTATAGAGGTCGGCCGAGAAGTAGAAGCTGCTGTTGATGCAAACTTGAGACAACGGGCTAAG GTTCACCATACAGCTACTCATTTACTTCAATCAGCACTCAAAAGAGTAATCGGTCAGGAAACATCTCAAGCCGGATCAATGGTTGCTTTTGATCGTCTTAGATTTGACTTCAACTTCCATCGACCTCTTCAAGACAAGGAACTCGTAGAAATCGAAGGCTTGATCAACCAATGGATTGGCGATGGCACGATTCTGGAAACAAAAGTCATGTCTTTGACTGATGCAAAAGGAGCTGGGGCCATTGCAATGTTCGGAGAAAAATATGGAGAACAG TCGAGGTTCCTGGCGTATCAATGGAATTATGTGGTGGCACCCATGTCAGCAATACTGCTGAGATACGTGGCTTCAAAATCATATCGGAACAGGGAATTGCATCAGGAATTAGGCGAATTGAAGCTGTTGCCGGAGATGCTTTCATTGAGTATGTCCTTACCAGAGATAATTATATGA
- the LOC129885276 gene encoding lysine histidine transporter-like 8: protein MAVDDQVSSLPNSLPITPRTVTTAPMFHHDDQFGSVPITPRTASVAQTPSIVSLPITPRTAQTPSIVSLPPSQFHSPSLSRSPLLLTGDHASGTAANRTVKTPRSRGLTPRFITPLGSPLRKALKMTRLDPQDAWLPITESRNGNAYYAAFHTLCSGIGIQALVLPVAFTILGWAWGIIGLTVAFVWQLYTLSLMVQLHENHETGLRYSRYLQLACATFGENLGKLFAAFPIGYLSAGTCCALIIIGGSTAKLLYETLCGATCSNPKPLTTVEWYLVFTCVAVVLAQLPNLNSIAGISLVGALTAVGYCTALWTVSVAEGRLPNVSYDPVRKGSQVNRIFDLLNAFGIIAFAFRGHNLILEIQATMPSSEKHPSRVPMWRGVQFSYLLIAMCLFPLAIGGYWAYGHLIPANGSMLTALFAFHSQDVSRSVLALISIFVIINAVSSFQIYGMPMFDDMESAYTTRSKKACPWWLRSIFRAIFGFVCFFIAVAVPFLGSFAGLIGGIALPVTFAHPCFMWIKVKKPKKYSLSWWVNWGLGLLGMGLSGILVAAGLYVVIDTGVKISFFNPQ, encoded by the exons ATGGCTGTTGATGATCAAGTTAGCTCTTTACCGAACTCGTTACCGATAACGCCACGAACGGTAACGACAGCTCCAATGTTTCATCATGATGATCAATTCGGCTCTGTACCGATAACTCCACGGACGGCGTCTGTAGCACAAACGCCGTCCATAGTATCGTTACCAATAACTCCACGGACGGCTCAAACGCCGTCCATAGTATCGTTACCTCCTTCACAGTTTCACTCGCCGTCTCTTTCTCGATCACCGTTACTTCTGACGGGAGATCATGCTAGTGGTACTGCTGCAAATCGAACCGTTAAAACTCCAAGGTCACGCGGATTAACGCCGCGTTTCATCACTCCTTTGGGTAGTCCTCTTAGAAAGGCTCTTAAAATGACAAGATTAGACCCGCAAGACGCGTGGCTACCAATCACCGAGTCGAGAAATGGAAACGCATACTACGCTGCGTTTCATACTCTTTGTTCTGGGATTGGTATTCAAGCTCTTGTTCTGCCTGTTGCTTTTACCATACTCGGctg GGCTTGGGGTATCATTGGTTTAACGGTAGCATTTGTATGGCAGCTCTACACTCTTTCTTTAATGGTTCAACttcatgaaaatcatgaaaCAGGACTACGTTACAGTAGATACTTGCAACTGGCATGCGCAACTTTTG GTGAAAACTTAGGGAAACTATTCGCAGCGTTTCCAATTGGGTATCTGTCAGCGGGTACATGTTGCGCGTTGATTATTATAGGCGGCTCAACAGCAAAGCTATTATATGAGACTTTATGTGGGGCAACATGTAGTAATCCGAAGCCATTAACAACAGTAGAATGGTATTTAGTGTTTACATGTGTGGCAGTGGTTTTAGCTCAGTTGCCAAATTTGAATTCAATAGCTGGAATATCTCTAGTTGGTGCTCTTACAGCCGTTGGATATTGTACAGCGCTATGGACCGTTTCAGTTGCTGAGGGTAGGCTACCTAATGTGTCTTATGATCCAGTCAGAAAGGGAAGCCAAGTTAACAGGATATTTGATCTTCTTAATGCTTTTGGTATTATTGCTTTTGCCTTCAGAGGCCACAATCTCATACTTGAGATTCAG GCCACAATGCCTTCAAGTGAGAAACACCCATCTCGAGTGCCTATGTGGAGGGGTGTGCAGTTCTCATATCTACTCATAGCAATGTGCTTATTCCCTCTTGCAATTGGTGGCTACTGGGCTTATGGTCATTTG ATTCCAGCAAATGGGAGCATGTTAACGGCATTATTCGCATTCCATAGTCAAGATGTTTCGCGATCTGTATTAGCTTTGATAAGTATTTTTGTGATAATAAATGCGGTGAGCTCATTCCAAATCTATGGAATGCCAATGTTCGATGATATGGAATCAGCTTACACAACAAGGAGTAAAAAAGCATGCCCGTGGTGGCTCCGTTCCATATTCAGGGCAATTTTCGGGTTCGTGTGCTTCTTTATTGCCGTGGCTGTTCCATTTTTGGGTAGCTTTGCTGGGCTTATTGGAGGAATTGCTCTGCCTGTTACATTTGCTCATCCATGTTTCATGTGGATTAAAGTGAAGAAGCCCAAAAAGTACTCTCTAAGTTGGTGGGTAAATTGGGGACTTGGACTTTTGGGAATGGGCTTAAGTGGGATTTTGGTTGCTGctggtttgtatgttgttattgatACTGGTGTTAAAATTAGCTTCTTCAATCCTCAGTGA